The segment TTGACGAAGCAATTTTCGCCGCACACGTATACAATTTGCCCATTTACTTCGAATTCTCGCTCTGCAATTAACGAACATGGTGCTACGTCACAAAGTGTCATTGTGATCTTTGCCATGGTTCCTCCGTGGTTGCCATAGAAATGGACTTACACAACAAATTCATTGCTAAACAGTTCCAGCGCGCTGATGAAGTAATAGGCTTTTTTGATATCCGAATATTGATGTGCGAGAACTGTCTCGACGTCCCAAGGTATTCGTTTCGAAAGGGCGTTTTTATAAACTCGCAGCATCGCCCCTTCAGCGCGCTCACACGCGTGAATAATTTCTTCCTGATTTCCGTCTTGAATGGCTTGATAGATCTCTTTCCATGAATCTATCGGAGGATCCGCCCGAAAATCGTGGTCGGAGTGAAACCATATTTCTCCCCGTAATTCTTCCGCGAATTCCCTGCGCTGATCCGCATAGCTTTTCAACAGTTCCCGCGTTGTGTTTCCTTCCATTGCTTCGGCCGCCGCGCGATAACCAACCTCGCTGGTCCGGCAAACAGTAAATAGACCCTTTAACATGCCGATGATCTCTTGTTTGGTTTCCATAACAGACTGAATACTAAGCTTCCTTAGACGGGGGTGCTGTCAGGAGTGGAATAGGATTGTTGTAGAACCACAAAGAGAGAAGTCAGAGAGTCTATTACGTTCTCGACGATAGAATTCACCACGGAGGCACGGAGCGCACGGAGGAACGATTTATTAGATGTTTTATTTCTCAGTGTTCTCCGTGAGTCCGTGGTGAAATAAAAAGGGGCAGACTTTCTGGGTCTGCCCCATTTTTTTCAGAAAGGGGAGCAAAGCGTCTTCGCGTTGGCGCGTCGACGCGTCTCCGCGTCAACTGACGCGACAGACACGTTGACGCGCAACGCAAAGACGATCTTTTGCTGCAGTTCAGGATGATGAGGAGTCCGTTTAATTATGTATTTTTAAATTAGAATCCACTGCAGCTACATCCTCCACACTTTTTGCAATCTTGACCGCTCTTTGAGCTTCTGCATTGCTCGAAACTGTTCCGGTTAAGGTCACGCGGCGATCCTTTGTATCTACGTCAATGTCCGCGGCTTGAACGAGTTTGTCTTTTGCTAATTTCCATTTGATCTGAGCAGTGATGGCGGCATCACTACCAACGTCACCGGCCTCTTTTACGCCGGTTTCAATGGCATCTTCTGCGTCCTCTATTGCGTCTTCTGCTTTGTCCCCCAGCTCAGCGGTTTTCTCTTTCAGATCAGACTTGGTATCTTCGAGATCACTATGAGCGGTATCCGTTTTCAAGTACGAATGCACCAGCCGCACTCCCTCAGCGGATTTAGCCAGTTCCATAGCGCGATCCGCTTCGCTTTGAGTTACAACTGTCCCGCGAAGAGTCACGATCCCGTTTTCTGTCTCTACCTCAACGTGTCTGGCTGCGACATTTTCGTCCATCATGAGCTTTGCTTTTACTGAAGCAGTGATTTCCGCGTCGGCCATATCAATCGTGTCTTCTGTCGTTGCCGGCTGCTCCGCTTCCTTTTCGTTATAGGCCTGGTCAGTGCTTTTGTTGCATCCGATGGCGATCAAGCTTGCCAACGATAATACAAGTATTAAAAATCCAAACTTCTTACTCATCCTACTTCCTCCTAAATATTTGTGATTTGCGCCAACCCCAAAGACTACTTCCCGGATTCTCCTTTCTGTATCGATAGTTGCTGGATTGGGCCGTCACGCAGGGTACAAAGAAGGGGTGGTCCTCGGCGCTACCAGGACTCCAAACCCCTCGTTGTAATGAATGGAATGACGTGCATTTGGTTGGAAACATGCCCCATTCAAAGTTCCATAGGGTTCAAGAAGTTTAAAGCGCTCAAAGTGTTTTTACTAAGCACCTTTAACCTCTTCAACCTTTTCACTTTTAACACTTAGCTTGTCCGTGAGATTTTCAATCTGTTGCACAAGGACTTCTATGATTCCGTGACATACCGGAGTGTAATCTTCCATAATTTCCCACAATGTATCCCCCTGGATCCTGAGGCATTGCGATTTTTCAATGGCAACAGTGGTGGACATCCGATTCTTGTTGCTTAAGACTTCCAGCGTTCCAAAACTTTCTCCCTGCACAACCGTGCAGATCGATTCCCCGCCGCGCAGTAATTCCACACTGCCGCGGATCAAGTTAAAAATCTCTTGTGCGGGATCCCCTTCCTTGTAGATAACATGGTCTGCTTCAAATTCCACTTCCGTTGCTCCTTCGCTAAGAAGAAGAAGTTCCGATGGGGAAAGTCTTGAAAACAGATCGATTTTGGAGAGATTTTCCATTTTTTCGATCGTCGTCATTGGCCGCTTCTCTTTATTCTCCATACTTTCAAATCTCCTGTGTAATGTCTCCTCAATCAAGGGATTTTGCAGCTCATCCTGCAGTTTTTGGATCGCCGGCCCCCACTGCTCAAATTCTTTTTCATCGATTTCCGGAATTGCTGCCGAAATCAGCAAAGGATCTTTTTCCTCCAGCACCGAAGTGAATGCATGGATACGATCTGACCTGCCATTTTCCGGAGGCAATTCGTCTTCGACATTTTCCAGCATTGGGAGCAACCGGTCCCGCAATTCAGGTGGCAGCGTTTGTT is part of the bacterium genome and harbors:
- a CDS encoding PA2169 family four-helix-bundle protein, giving the protein METKQEIIGMLKGLFTVCRTSEVGYRAAAEAMEGNTTRELLKSYADQRREFAEELRGEIWFHSDHDFRADPPIDSWKEIYQAIQDGNQEEIIHACERAEGAMLRVYKNALSKRIPWDVETVLAHQYSDIKKAYYFISALELFSNEFVV
- a CDS encoding BON domain-containing protein, whose translation is MSKKFGFLILVLSLASLIAIGCNKSTDQAYNEKEAEQPATTEDTIDMADAEITASVKAKLMMDENVAARHVEVETENGIVTLRGTVVTQSEADRAMELAKSAEGVRLVHSYLKTDTAHSDLEDTKSDLKEKTAELGDKAEDAIEDAEDAIETGVKEAGDVGSDAAITAQIKWKLAKDKLVQAADIDVDTKDRRVTLTGTVSSNAEAQRAVKIAKSVEDVAAVDSNLKIHN